In the genome of Quercus robur chromosome 3, dhQueRobu3.1, whole genome shotgun sequence, one region contains:
- the LOC126719217 gene encoding uncharacterized protein LOC126719217 — MKDIISPSQNAFVRNRQILDPALIANECLDSRVKTGLPGILCKLDVEKAFDHVNWGFLIQLLEWSGFSAKWRQWIFFCISTVRFSILINGTPCGFFESSKGLRQGNPLSPLLFVLVMEVLGRMLDKAIHDGHMSGFDVGHLEGRSLEVSHLLFADDTLIFCDADLDQVLFLRMILIWFEVVSGLKINLGKSELVPIGMVHNLGLLLNVLGCKQGTPPMKYLGLPLGDKCKDKIIWNPILEKIERRLAGWKRLIEKLQRDFLWGGIGDEPKFHLVKWAIVCTPIASGGLGIRKGWHTFSRHILYDIGDGSSVKFWRDRWCGETSLAISYPELFRFCRDQEVSVVEVMKFDNGILFWDVSFFMGVHARELEALSSFMDTIYGASVRGLGEDKMCWKFVREKGFTVRDYYNLLVGPNDYCFPWKSIWKQKIPSRATLFVWTVALRKCLTIDNLRRRKVWILDWCYMCKCNGESVDHLFLHCLVAMDMWAMENNELVRQLSSPPPGSTVLNNHIFDSMYTVLLFLGINYCSTVLPYVGTERTVMLPEIFSGMT; from the exons ATGAAAGATATAATTTCTCCTTCTCAAAATGCTTTTGTGAGGAACAGGCAAATTCTTGACCCTGCGCTTATTGCTAACGAATGCCTCGATAGTAGAGTGAAAACTGGTTTGCCAGGGATACTTTGCAAATTAGATGTTGAGAAGGCTTTTGATCATGTCAACTGGGGTTTTCTTATACAGTTACTAGAATGGAGTGGATTCTCTGCTAAATGGAGGCAgtggattttcttttgtatatCTACTGTTCGCTTCTCTATTTTGATAAATGGCACTCCTTGTGGGTTTTTTGAGAGCTCCAAGGGGTTGAGACAAGGTAACCCATTGTCTCCTTTGTTGTTTGTCTTGGTGATGGAAGTTCTTGGGAGAATGTTGGATAAGGCTATCCATGATGGTCACATGTCAGGCTTTGATGTGGGTCATTTAGAGGGAAGATCTTTGGAGGTGTCCCATTTGCTCTTTGCGGACGacactttaattttttgtgatgctgaTTTGGATCAAGTTTTGTTTCTCCGTATGATTCTCATTTGGTTTGAGGTGGTTTCTGGTCTGAAGATAAATTTGGGCAAGTCAGAGCTGGTTCCTATTGGTATGGTGCATAATCTTGGCTTATTGTTGAATGTCCTTGGTTGTAAACAAGGTACCCCTCCAATGAAATATTTAGGCCTTCCTTTGGGAGATAAATGTAAGGATAAGATAATTTGGAACCCAATTCTGGAGAAGATAGAACGGAGATTAGCAGGATGGAAACGTTT AATTGAGAAACTTCAAAGGGATTTTTTATGGGGTGGCATTGGTGATGAACCAAAATTCCATTTGGTCAAATGGGCTATTGTTTGCACTCCCATTGCTTCGGGTGGTTTGGGCATAAGAAAG GGATGGCATACTTTCTCTCGCCACATTTTATATGATATTGGGGATGGGTCTAGCGTGAAATTTTGGCGAGACCGTTGGTGTGGTGAAACTTCTCTTGCAATCAGCTATCCTGAATTGTTTAGATTCTGCCGAGATCAAGAGGTTAGTGTGGTTGAGGTTATGAAGTTTGATAACGGAATCCTGTTTTGGGATGTAAGTTTCTTTATGGGTGTGCATGCTCGGGAACTAGAGGCACTGTCCAGTTTCATGGATACCATATATGGTGCGTCAGTTAGAGGGCTTGGTGAGGATAAAATGTGCTGGAAATTTGTTAGAGAGAAGGGCTTCACGGTTAGGGATTATTACAATCTCTTAGTGGGCCCTAATGACTATTGCtttccttggaaaagcatttggaagcagaagattcctTCTCGAGCAACTTTATTTGTTTGGACTGTTGCTTTAAGGAAATGCTTAACGATTGACAATTTACGAAGAAGGAAGGTTTGGATATTAGACTGGTGCTACATGTGCAAGTGTAATGGGGAATCGGttgatcatctttttcttcattgtctGGTTGCAATGGATATGTGGGCCATG GAAAACAACGAGCTTGTAAGGCAGTTAAGTAGTCCACCTCCTGGTTCAACAGTACT GAATAACCATATATTTGATTCCATGTACACTGTCCTGCTCTTCTTGGGAATAAATTACTGCTCAACAGTTCTACCATATGTTGGAACAGAGCGAACTGTTATGCTCCCAGAAATATTTTCAGGGAT GACATAA
- the LOC126719218 gene encoding uncharacterized protein LOC126719218: protein MEGQEVLGVENPVRGEAYSEWFQSRFKGFDCFLGTSLKGLENQATTFLLAVEFELHRRAASEKKSRDLKSSGMKGLNEAGKRLQIRNLLRAWRPDIVYLQETKLEWITRGVVKSIWSCPYVNWLYLGSEGASGGIVLMWDRRAMEKVEEAVGRFSVSCRFKNIGDQFAWAFIGLYGPNSNKRRRKMWEELIGLISWWDVPWCLGGDFNIIRFPSERLGATTSTRAMYEFSDFISLYGLMDILMEGGLYTWSNNSSASRIDRFLFSSLLADHFTLFAQRRLPKASYVFQGKPSFILAKKLAALKLDIKKWNEIKFGNVTLKKQLLWKKLNDLDVREETQPLIVEEKLEQVNLCTKIEKLTLLEEISWRQKSRMLHLREGDASTNFFHRMANSNRRNNGIESLMVNGTLSFDQGMIADCITQIFMNLYSEQQVVRPFPEVLVFPRISGDNADWLDRPFEEAEIFDVIQNFNGDKAPGPDGFPMAFFGLLPSMLGYSQN from the exons ATGGAAGGGCAGGAAGTGTTGGGTGTGGAGAATCCAGTGAGGGGAGAAGCTTACTCTGAGTGGTTCCAAAGCAGATTTAAAGGGTTTGATTGCTTCCTGGGCACGTCCTTAAAAGGTTTGGAAAATCAAGCAACCACCTTTTTATTGGCTGTTGAGTTTGAATTACACCGTAGGGCTGCTTCGGAAAAAAAATCACGCGATTTGAAGAGTTCTGGAATGAAAG GATTGAATGAGGCTGGGAAGAGACTTCAGATTCGTAATTTGTTGCGTGCATGGAGACCTGATATTGTCTATTTGCAGGAGACTAAACTTGAATGGATTACTAGAGGAGTAGTCAAAAGTATATGGAGTTGTCCATATGTCAACTGGTTGTACTTGGGTTCAGAAGGTGCTTCTGGAGGTATTGTATTGATGTGGGATCGGAGGGCAATGGAAAAGGTGGAAGAAGCAGTAGGGCGCTTTTCTGTTTCATGCAGATTTAAAAACATAGGCGATCAATTTGCGTGGGCTTTTATAGGTTTATATGGGCCAAATTCGAACAAGAGGCGTAGGAAGATGTGGGAGGAACTGATAGGGCTGATTAGTTGGTGGGATGTGCCATGGTGCCTAGGAGGTGACTTTAATATAATTCGCTTCCCATCGGAAAGATTAGGGGCTACAACTAGTACTCGGGCTATGTATGAATTTTCGGATTTTATCTCTCTTTATGGGCTGATGGATATACTTATGGAAGGAGGCCTTTATACTTGGTCCAACAATTCCTCTGCCTCTAGAATAGATCGGTTTCTTTTCTCTTCGCTTTTGGCGGATCATTTCACTTTATTTGCACAGAGAAGGTTGCCTAAG GCATCCTATGTGTTCCAAGGCAAGCCGAGTTTTATACTAGCTAAGAAGTTGGCAGCCTTGAAGTTGGACATAAAAAAATGGAACGAAATAAAGTTTGGCAATGTCACTTTAAAGAAACAGCTGTTATGGAAAAAATTGAATGACTTGGATGTTAGAGAGGAGACTCAACCTTTAATAGTTGAGGAGAAGTTAGAACAAGTTAATCTCTGTACCAAGATTGAAAAGCTTACTCTTTTAGAAGAAATTAGTTGGAGGCAGAAGTCTAGGATGCTACACTTGAGGGAGGGGGACGCaagtacaaatttttttcatagaaTGGCTAATTCCAATAGAAGAAATAATGGTATTGAGAGCCTTATGGTTAATGGAACCTTGTCTTTTGATCAAGGTATGATTGCTGATTGTATTACTCAAATCTTTATGAATTTATACTCGGAGCAGCAAGTAGTTCGACCTTTTCCAGAAGTCTTGGTATTTCCTAGGATATCCGGTGATAATGCTGATTGGTTAGATAGACCCTTTGAGGAGGCAGAAATTTTTGATGTCATACAGAATTTTAATGGTGACAAAGCACCTGGACCTGATGGGTTTCCAATGGCCTTCTTCGGCCTTCTTCCAAGCATGTTGGGGTATTCTCAAAACTGA